A section of the Oncorhynchus keta strain PuntledgeMale-10-30-2019 chromosome 15, Oket_V2, whole genome shotgun sequence genome encodes:
- the LOC118376838 gene encoding doublesex- and mab-3-related transcription factor 1-like isoform X2, whose amino-acid sequence MSNVYKPQKSPRNPKCARCRNHGFIVQLKGHSGQCQFLKCNCWKCSLIAERTKIMAFQRRIKKTNKEESALNLTWSRPSDTPVDGTLSGRVENAHLPDTSGVMFPGPGTRTETVIKMPPQRVEEAYGRTYAEMEVPDKSAKDGHDPWITHEPQRKSTPGGGDHGGEDGGYGAPWSGIQDASSAMSRSGPHFPSDYVIAEVGGQRDMYSGEMVAMQFPFKFFSGYPNAYAACPAILVNMPLPPPGPFKGGRVPFFAPHPPGSDIRPGSYLEELVLRSHPSPQSSLPKDREHGTSGHPHSNQGSESSSLENASSSQNTV is encoded by the exons ATGTCAAATGTTTACAAACCGCAAAAAAGTCCACGAAACCCAAAGTGTGCCAGATGCAGAAATCATGGATTCATTGTTCAACTCAAGGGACATTCGGGACAGTGTCAATTTCTTAAATGCAATTGTTGGAAATGTTCTCTGATTGCAGAGAGAACGAAAATAATGGCATTTCAAAGACGGATCAAGAAAACTAACAAAGAAGAATCAGCACTTAATTTGACTTGGTCAAGGCCCAGTGATACACCGGTTGATGGCACTTTGAGCGGCCGGGTGGAAAACGCACATCTGCCCGACACATCTGGAGTGATGTTTCCTGGCCCCGGAACACGTACAGAGACAGTCATCAAGATGCCACCACAACGGGTTGAAGAGGCATACGGTAGGACCTATGCGGAGATGGAGGTCCCCGACAAGTCTGCCAAAGATGGCCATGACCCATGGATCACTCATGAACCGCAGAGAAAGTCCACCCCTGGAGGTGGTGATCATGGCGGTGAAGACGGTGGTTACGGGGCGCCTTGGAGTGGGATTCAGGATGCGTCTTCAGCGATGAGTCGAA GCGGCCCACATTTCCCCAGCGACTATGTTATAGCGGAGGTTGGCGGTCAGAGAGACATGTACTCTGGAGAAATGGTGGCCATGCAGTTCCCCTTTAAGTTCTTCTCAGGCTACCCGAATGCCTACGCAGCTTGCCCAGCCATTCTGGTGAACATGCCGCTGCCACCACCAGGGCCTTTCAAG GGTGGCAGAGTGCCATTCTTTGCCCCTCACCCCCCTGGCAGTGACATTCGTCCTGGAAGTTACCTGGAGGAGCTGGTTCTGAGGTCACATCCGTCACCACAGTCTTCTCTACCTAAGGACAGAGAACATGGAACAA GTGGACATCCCCATAGCAACCAAGGGTCAGAGAGCAGCTCACTGGAAAATGCCTCCTCTTCCCAGAACACTGTGTGA
- the LOC118376838 gene encoding doublesex- and mab-3-related transcription factor 1-like isoform X1, whose protein sequence is MSNVYKPQKSPRNPKCARCRNHGFIVQLKGHSGQCQFLKCNCWKCSLIAERTKIMAFQRRIKKTNKEESALNLTWSRPSDTPVDGTLSGRVENAHLPDTSGVMFPGPGTRTETVIKMPPQRVEEAYGRTYAEMEVPDKSAKDGHDPWITHEPQRKSTPGGGDHGGEDGGYGAPWSGIQDASSAMSRSGPHFPSDYVIAEVGGQRDMYSGEMVAMQFPFKFFSGYPNAYAACPAILVNMPLPPPGPFKVGNGPMCFPHFPAPGPMHYPPEAGPINGGRVPFFAPHPPGSDIRPGSYLEELVLRSHPSPQSSLPKDREHGTSGHPHSNQGSESSSLENASSSQNTV, encoded by the exons ATGTCAAATGTTTACAAACCGCAAAAAAGTCCACGAAACCCAAAGTGTGCCAGATGCAGAAATCATGGATTCATTGTTCAACTCAAGGGACATTCGGGACAGTGTCAATTTCTTAAATGCAATTGTTGGAAATGTTCTCTGATTGCAGAGAGAACGAAAATAATGGCATTTCAAAGACGGATCAAGAAAACTAACAAAGAAGAATCAGCACTTAATTTGACTTGGTCAAGGCCCAGTGATACACCGGTTGATGGCACTTTGAGCGGCCGGGTGGAAAACGCACATCTGCCCGACACATCTGGAGTGATGTTTCCTGGCCCCGGAACACGTACAGAGACAGTCATCAAGATGCCACCACAACGGGTTGAAGAGGCATACGGTAGGACCTATGCGGAGATGGAGGTCCCCGACAAGTCTGCCAAAGATGGCCATGACCCATGGATCACTCATGAACCGCAGAGAAAGTCCACCCCTGGAGGTGGTGATCATGGCGGTGAAGACGGTGGTTACGGGGCGCCTTGGAGTGGGATTCAGGATGCGTCTTCAGCGATGAGTCGAA GCGGCCCACATTTCCCCAGCGACTATGTTATAGCGGAGGTTGGCGGTCAGAGAGACATGTACTCTGGAGAAATGGTGGCCATGCAGTTCCCCTTTAAGTTCTTCTCAGGCTACCCGAATGCCTACGCAGCTTGCCCAGCCATTCTGGTGAACATGCCGCTGCCACCACCAGGGCCTTTCAAGGTCGGTAATGGTCCAATGTGTTTCCCTCACTTTCCAGCACCTGGCCCGATGCACTACCCTCCTGAGGCAGGTCCTATAAAC GGTGGCAGAGTGCCATTCTTTGCCCCTCACCCCCCTGGCAGTGACATTCGTCCTGGAAGTTACCTGGAGGAGCTGGTTCTGAGGTCACATCCGTCACCACAGTCTTCTCTACCTAAGGACAGAGAACATGGAACAA GTGGACATCCCCATAGCAACCAAGGGTCAGAGAGCAGCTCACTGGAAAATGCCTCCTCTTCCCAGAACACTGTGTGA